The following proteins are co-located in the Oligoflexia bacterium genome:
- a CDS encoding dicarboxylate/amino acid:cation symporter: MVRFSLALQLVSALVLGAIVGVVLGKDAEPLGEVGLVIIRLLKALSIPLIFFAIIDAFCKTQIPKRKGAKLVFITTINSCVAIIIALTISNLFPIKDYVDLEKLKASIALPVAQSAGAIPTLNLQSILQGFIPTSFFEPFVSNNIIPVILLALFLGAALRKLINSQHSDEVVVFQKFISTCFRLITTILGWVIRIIPLAVFAVIAKTVGLSGFEVFNALGVFVGLVVLGLLVHVFLYYSMLLVFFVHESPMKFLKKGSEPIIAALGTGSSLATLPVTLKTLSEKMKVSDQSSRLAACIGTNLNNDGIILYEAVAVIFIAQLHGVSMDFNQQISMSMISIAAAAGIAGIPEAGFITLSLVVGAVGLPLSTVPLLLPVDWFLGRLRAATNVTSDMIVATLLDRAGSKSKRFSFSSSKGR; this comes from the coding sequence ATGGTGCGTTTTTCTTTAGCCTTACAGCTCGTTTCAGCTCTAGTTCTTGGCGCGATAGTGGGCGTAGTATTAGGAAAAGATGCTGAGCCCTTAGGTGAAGTGGGCTTAGTAATCATACGATTATTAAAAGCGCTTTCAATACCCTTGATCTTTTTTGCAATTATTGATGCTTTTTGTAAAACTCAGATACCTAAACGTAAGGGTGCTAAGCTTGTATTTATCACAACGATTAATTCTTGTGTCGCAATAATCATTGCACTGACAATTTCAAACTTATTTCCAATAAAAGATTACGTGGATTTAGAAAAATTAAAAGCAAGTATTGCCTTGCCCGTTGCTCAAAGTGCGGGAGCAATACCAACATTAAATCTTCAGTCTATATTGCAAGGTTTTATACCTACGAGTTTTTTTGAACCTTTTGTTTCTAATAATATAATTCCGGTAATTTTATTAGCACTGTTTTTAGGAGCAGCACTTCGTAAATTGATAAATTCTCAGCACAGCGATGAAGTAGTTGTGTTTCAAAAATTTATTTCAACATGTTTTCGGCTTATTACGACCATTTTAGGGTGGGTTATTCGTATTATCCCCCTTGCTGTATTTGCGGTAATTGCAAAAACAGTTGGTTTAAGTGGTTTTGAAGTTTTTAATGCACTTGGCGTTTTTGTTGGTCTCGTAGTGCTCGGTCTTTTGGTTCATGTTTTTTTGTACTATTCGATGCTTTTAGTATTTTTTGTGCACGAATCGCCTATGAAATTCCTTAAAAAGGGGAGTGAACCTATAATAGCGGCTTTAGGTACAGGGAGTAGTCTTGCAACTTTACCGGTAACTTTAAAAACTCTAAGTGAAAAAATGAAAGTTTCAGATCAATCTTCTCGTCTTGCTGCTTGTATCGGGACAAATTTAAATAATGATGGAATTATTTTATATGAAGCTGTGGCTGTAATATTCATAGCCCAACTTCATGGCGTCTCAATGGATTTTAACCAACAAATTTCTATGAGCATGATTTCGATTGCAGCCGCCGCCGGGATTGCGGGTATTCCAGAAGCTGGGTTTATTACCTTATCACTCGTTGTTGGTGCAGTTGGTTTACCCCTTTCAACTGTGCCGCTTTTATTGCCTGTAGATTGGTTTTTAGGACGTCTTCGAGCCGCAACTAATGTTACAAGTGATATGATTGTGGCAACACTTTTGGATCGCGCAGGCTCTAAATCTAAGCGCTTTTCTTTTTCTTCTTCGAAAGGTCGCTAA